The following proteins are encoded in a genomic region of Bacillota bacterium:
- the thiD gene encoding bifunctional hydroxymethylpyrimidine kinase/phosphomethylpyrimidine kinase, with protein sequence MRVGRALTVAGSDSGGGAGIQADLKVFTAMGIYGMSAVTAVTSQNTTGVRRIDPLPPEAVAAQMEACLEDIGCDAAKTGMLQGPAIVQAVAEVFRTFRVRNLVIDPVMVAKSGDVLLEPAARTALRESLLPLAAVVTPNLAEAGELAGIPVRKYADMREAARRIAGLGPPLVVVKGGHLDGDPADLVYDGREFHVLAMARIRTRNTHGTGCSFSAAITAGLARGLGGLEAVRAAKEAVTWGIANAPGLGKGYGPTNHMYFLREGVLPGNLQGGKRECTQPESI encoded by the coding sequence TTGCGTGTAGGGAGGGCTCTGACGGTGGCAGGCTCCGACAGTGGCGGAGGAGCCGGGATACAGGCCGACCTCAAGGTGTTTACCGCCATGGGCATCTACGGGATGAGCGCCGTGACCGCCGTCACCTCGCAAAACACCACGGGTGTCAGGCGTATAGACCCCCTGCCCCCGGAGGCGGTGGCCGCCCAGATGGAGGCGTGCCTGGAGGACATCGGGTGTGATGCGGCCAAGACCGGGATGCTCCAGGGCCCGGCGATAGTACAGGCGGTCGCCGAGGTGTTCCGGACGTTCAGGGTACGGAACCTGGTGATTGACCCAGTGATGGTGGCCAAGAGCGGGGATGTGCTTCTTGAGCCCGCCGCCCGCACTGCGCTGAGAGAAAGCCTTCTCCCGCTGGCTGCGGTCGTCACCCCGAACCTGGCGGAGGCTGGTGAACTTGCCGGCATCCCGGTCAGGAAATACGCGGACATGAGGGAGGCAGCGCGGCGCATAGCGGGGCTTGGCCCGCCCCTCGTTGTGGTCAAAGGCGGGCACCTTGACGGGGACCCGGCAGACCTTGTGTATGACGGACGAGAGTTTCACGTTCTAGCCATGGCCCGCATCCGTACCCGGAACACGCACGGCACGGGGTGCTCCTTTTCGGCGGCTATCACTGCCGGGCTTGCGCGGGGGCTCGGGGGGCTGGAGGCCGTCCGGGCGGCCAAGGAGGCCGTGACGTGGGGGATCGCCAACGCCCCGGGCCTGGGCAAGGGGTACGGGCCCACCAACCACATGTATTTCTTGAGAGAGGGCGTTTTGCCCGGAAACCTTCAAGGGGGGAAGAGAGAGTGCACGCAGCCGGAGAGCATCTGA
- the thiE gene encoding thiamine phosphate synthase, whose protein sequence is MKRDLRQALRLYLVTDRSLSMGRSEEEVVRAAAAGGITAVQLRGKDMTSRELWKAGVTLRRLASREGLLFIVNDRLDVAMAVGADGVHLGQEDLPVAEARRLAPHLIIGATAGNEDEAREAEVAGADYLGTVAVFPTATKTYSEPPLGLGGLGRLCRATRLPVAAMGGVKAENARAVLDAGAAGIAVVSAIVSAPDPSEAARRLKMEVEGVSRE, encoded by the coding sequence ATGAAGCGTGACCTGAGGCAGGCCCTCAGGCTCTACCTCGTGACAGACCGCAGCCTTTCCATGGGGCGGAGCGAGGAGGAAGTGGTGAGGGCTGCCGCGGCCGGAGGCATCACGGCTGTCCAGCTCCGCGGCAAGGACATGACATCCCGCGAGCTCTGGAAGGCGGGCGTTACACTCAGGCGCCTCGCGTCCCGGGAGGGGCTCTTGTTCATAGTCAATGACCGCCTGGATGTGGCCATGGCTGTGGGAGCCGACGGAGTGCATCTCGGGCAGGAGGACCTCCCCGTCGCGGAGGCGAGGAGGCTGGCGCCTCACCTCATCATAGGGGCCACGGCAGGAAATGAGGACGAGGCTAGGGAGGCTGAGGTTGCCGGGGCGGACTACCTGGGCACTGTGGCTGTATTCCCGACAGCCACCAAGACCTATTCCGAGCCGCCCCTGGGCCTCGGGGGGCTGGGGAGGCTGTGCCGGGCAACCCGCCTTCCGGTGGCTGCAATGGGCGGGGTGAAGGCCGAAAACGCCAGGGCGGTTCTGGACGCGGGGGCCGCCGGGATTGCTGTGGTCTCCGCCATCGTATCGGCACCTGATCCAAGTGAGGCGGCGAGGAGGCTCAAGATGGAGGTGGAAGGGGTGTCGCGAGAATGA
- a CDS encoding N-6 DNA methylase has protein sequence MSSSATLPNDILDAINASIRKLGYVTPAQVAFSPVTPCGFRHLSDLSSSDSPLKPVIRLLWSPWPLRHLSMEHLADVKRMDMPPSIRYLSFTNDGKEFITTAASPHAFGRIDFLPVSNQLRRKTPPIRIRDLHPIISIYDLRQLVCRVRDAIFAAHGHDRLRLFDTILLLLAAKIYDEAKNPGDLYLSRLAARADCLDEFITFCDEALESIGCERFRSRVDLDNASLIACLQTLSAYSIRLTLEIGGQTDVLGTFYQEIVSSTFRGSLGAYFTPRPIAEIAVKIAQPTAEDDILDMCCGSGTFLLEAFSSACHGGTSPRVFGCDIQERMVLAALMNCFLHGASNAKIIQGDALKMQLGDFGFQGDGFSLIVGNPPFAGFESEEYLPYSNTLPGAGTRVNKVVPFIVKTVNLLKPGGRAALVIPSSVLNGEAISYVRLRNWLSGQVDITEIIGLPRDAFVHTDCGIEGALLFFHRKPAVGQRRNEVFFFSLANIGYDRRGRAVNGSEVDHVLSLWKRHNRVDRCWVEMERLRGFSRWDPNWLDAAVNRADCYGIGAHVRLTDLCKIANRTMKKSEIQFSTNVRYFEVSDTDMDRGVVLRTHMGNSDELLKKARLRLMVRKGDVLVPNHRDSLAAKTALHSGRSAVIVGEKEDGCITSNRFTILESIIDPRLLKFVLNSPDVRRQMVLQARGSASFDIRDRVLYEIWVNKCILDPSLQQEVLGLFDQMEEAQLRIDALNQHLASLMDS, from the coding sequence ATGAGTTCATCTGCTACGCTTCCCAACGATATTCTTGATGCCATAAACGCATCTATTAGAAAGCTGGGGTACGTGACACCTGCACAGGTTGCCTTCTCTCCTGTAACCCCTTGTGGTTTTCGCCATTTATCTGACCTTTCATCGTCTGACTCTCCATTGAAGCCAGTAATCCGGTTGCTCTGGAGTCCTTGGCCTTTGCGGCATCTTAGCATGGAGCACCTAGCAGATGTCAAGAGGATGGACATGCCGCCATCCATACGCTACCTATCCTTCACGAATGATGGGAAGGAGTTTATCACAACAGCAGCCTCCCCTCATGCCTTTGGCAGAATAGACTTCTTGCCGGTTTCTAACCAACTTAGAAGAAAGACTCCCCCCATCCGCATAAGAGACCTGCACCCAATCATAAGCATATATGATCTTCGCCAACTAGTTTGCAGGGTAAGAGACGCCATATTTGCTGCTCACGGGCACGATCGCTTGAGGCTGTTTGACACAATCCTTCTTCTTCTTGCCGCAAAGATATACGATGAGGCCAAGAACCCTGGGGACCTCTACCTTTCACGCCTTGCTGCAAGAGCCGATTGTCTTGACGAGTTCATTACGTTTTGTGATGAAGCACTGGAAAGTATCGGCTGCGAGCGGTTTCGATCCAGAGTAGACCTGGATAATGCCAGCCTTATTGCGTGCCTGCAAACCCTTTCAGCCTATTCCATACGCCTAACCCTCGAAATAGGTGGTCAGACTGACGTATTGGGAACGTTCTACCAAGAAATCGTCAGTTCGACCTTCCGTGGCAGTTTGGGTGCGTATTTTACTCCTAGACCCATCGCTGAGATTGCGGTCAAGATAGCTCAGCCAACTGCGGAAGATGACATCCTGGACATGTGCTGTGGTTCAGGCACATTTCTCTTGGAGGCATTCTCCAGTGCATGTCATGGAGGCACTTCACCAAGGGTTTTCGGTTGCGACATCCAGGAGAGGATGGTACTTGCCGCACTGATGAACTGCTTTCTCCACGGTGCTAGTAACGCAAAGATCATTCAGGGCGATGCACTGAAGATGCAGCTTGGCGACTTCGGGTTCCAAGGCGATGGGTTCTCCCTTATCGTTGGGAACCCGCCATTTGCAGGATTTGAAAGCGAGGAGTACCTACCATACTCCAATACCCTTCCCGGGGCCGGCACTCGGGTGAATAAGGTAGTACCCTTCATTGTCAAGACAGTCAACCTGCTCAAACCAGGCGGCCGGGCGGCCCTAGTCATACCATCAAGCGTTCTCAATGGAGAAGCAATCTCCTACGTACGCTTGCGCAACTGGTTGTCTGGACAGGTAGATATAACGGAAATCATTGGACTACCCCGAGATGCTTTTGTTCACACAGATTGCGGGATAGAGGGGGCCTTGCTGTTCTTTCATAGAAAGCCTGCCGTCGGGCAGAGGCGGAATGAGGTGTTCTTCTTCAGTCTGGCTAACATTGGGTATGACAGGCGTGGTCGCGCCGTGAACGGATCCGAGGTTGATCATGTCTTGTCACTGTGGAAACGTCACAATAGGGTTGATAGGTGTTGGGTTGAGATGGAACGCCTGCGCGGCTTTAGCCGGTGGGACCCTAATTGGCTGGATGCTGCGGTAAACCGTGCGGACTGCTACGGAATTGGGGCTCATGTGCGGCTAACCGATCTATGTAAAATAGCAAATCGCACGATGAAGAAGTCTGAGATCCAATTCTCGACCAACGTTCGGTACTTTGAGGTTTCTGATACGGACATGGATAGAGGGGTTGTGCTTCGCACACATATGGGGAATAGCGATGAACTCCTGAAGAAGGCCCGTTTGAGATTGATGGTAAGAAAGGGAGATGTGCTTGTTCCAAATCATAGAGACAGCCTTGCTGCAAAGACAGCACTTCATTCGGGTAGAAGTGCTGTCATAGTAGGCGAAAAAGAGGATGGCTGCATTACGAGTAATCGGTTCACGATACTTGAGTCGATCATTGACCCGAGGCTGTTGAAGTTTGTACTCAACAGTCCTGACGTACGAAGGCAAATGGTCCTGCAGGCCAGAGGCAGTGCGTCTTTTGACATTCGAGATAGAGTGCTTTATGAGATCTGGGTAAACAAATGCATACTGGATCCCAGTCTTCAGCAAGAGGTGCTAGGGCTCTTTGATCAGATGGAAGAAGCGCAACTCAGGATCGATGCTCTCAATCAGCACTTGGCGAGCCTGATGGACTCGTGA
- the thiM gene encoding hydroxyethylthiazole kinase, with amino-acid sequence MHAAGEHLKRIRERTPLIHHITNWVVTNFTANVTLALGASPVMAHAPEEVEEMASCAGALVINIGTLTLPLVETALRAGRAANASGVPVVLDPVGAGATRLRTESASRILNETKVNVIRGNLSEVASLAGEDVAIRGVDSAATGIDASRLAFSLARRLDCTVAVTGPVDWISDGNGLYSVHNGHPLLGRVTGTGCAATAVVAAFAAVEKDLASAAASGLAFFGLAAERAAKEAPGPGTFATRLLDEIYAISQEDLARGARVKRLEAGQDEA; translated from the coding sequence GTGCACGCAGCCGGAGAGCATCTGAAGCGCATTAGGGAAAGGACCCCGCTGATCCATCACATCACCAACTGGGTTGTGACCAATTTCACCGCGAACGTCACCCTGGCGCTGGGGGCATCGCCCGTCATGGCGCACGCGCCCGAAGAGGTTGAGGAAATGGCGTCGTGTGCCGGGGCCCTGGTAATCAACATTGGCACCCTCACGCTTCCACTGGTGGAGACCGCGCTGAGGGCGGGCAGGGCCGCGAACGCCTCCGGGGTTCCGGTCGTGCTTGACCCGGTGGGGGCCGGGGCCACAAGGCTGAGGACGGAGAGCGCATCAAGGATACTCAATGAGACGAAGGTGAACGTGATCAGGGGAAACCTCTCAGAGGTCGCGAGCCTCGCGGGCGAGGATGTCGCCATCCGGGGTGTGGACTCTGCGGCAACGGGGATCGACGCGTCCCGGCTTGCGTTCTCCCTGGCCCGGAGACTTGACTGTACCGTGGCAGTTACGGGTCCAGTGGACTGGATAAGCGACGGGAATGGCCTCTATAGCGTCCATAACGGCCACCCGCTCCTGGGACGCGTGACAGGCACGGGGTGCGCCGCCACAGCGGTGGTCGCCGCCTTCGCAGCTGTCGAGAAGGACCTTGCCTCGGCGGCTGCGTCGGGGCTCGCCTTCTTCGGACTGGCTGCGGAGAGGGCGGCAAAGGAGGCTCCAGGGCCGGGTACCTTTGCCACGAGGCTACTCGATGAGATCTACGCCATTTCGCAGGAGGATCTGGCTAGGGGAGCCAGGGTAAAACGGCTGGAGGCTGGGCAGGATGAAGCGTGA
- the thiC gene encoding phosphomethylpyrimidine synthase ThiC, translated as MQIDMSRRGSVTPELLPVASDEGLAPEDLAGLVASGEAVILHTRLRNDVRPVGIGKRLRTKVNANIGASDRRSCLEEEVAKALTAVEAGADTLMDLSSGRDVRAIRTAILEASEAPVGTVPVYQAALEAREREGSVLRMSPDGLFSVIEEQAAEGVTFMTLHAGLTRTTLESLRREGRQAGMVSRGGALLAAWMIHRDAENPLYEGFDRLLEILLRYDVVLSLGDALRPGSVADATDRPQIEELALLGELVLRARNAGVQVIVEGPGHVPLDQVEANVLLEKRLCHEAPFYVLGPLVTDVAPGYDHIAGAIGGALAAASGADFLCYLTPAEHLGLPSLEDVREGVIASRVAAHAGDLVKRGRVASAWDRRMARARAALDWEAQVSLSVDPERARKYRSLRTGEEPGPCSMCGALCAMDIVKGFLGREGSNCV; from the coding sequence ATGCAGATAGACATGTCAAGGAGAGGCAGCGTGACCCCTGAGTTGCTGCCGGTGGCTTCAGACGAAGGGCTTGCACCTGAGGACCTCGCGGGGCTCGTGGCATCGGGGGAGGCGGTGATTCTTCACACCCGCCTCAGGAACGATGTGCGCCCTGTGGGGATCGGCAAGCGTCTCAGAACCAAGGTGAACGCGAACATCGGGGCGTCCGATAGGAGATCCTGCCTCGAAGAGGAAGTGGCGAAGGCGTTGACCGCCGTGGAGGCTGGGGCTGACACCCTGATGGACCTGAGCTCAGGGCGGGACGTCCGGGCGATAAGGACCGCGATCCTAGAGGCGTCAGAGGCGCCAGTGGGCACCGTTCCGGTATACCAGGCGGCCCTCGAGGCCCGCGAACGCGAAGGGAGCGTCCTCCGCATGAGCCCCGACGGTCTGTTCTCGGTTATCGAGGAGCAGGCCGCAGAGGGCGTGACGTTCATGACACTCCATGCGGGACTCACCCGCACCACGCTGGAGAGCCTGCGCCGGGAGGGGCGGCAGGCTGGGATGGTGAGCCGTGGAGGGGCCCTCCTGGCGGCGTGGATGATCCACCGGGATGCGGAAAACCCTCTATATGAAGGGTTTGACCGCCTTCTGGAGATCCTCTTGAGGTACGATGTCGTTCTCAGCCTGGGCGATGCCTTGAGACCCGGCTCGGTGGCTGATGCCACTGACCGGCCCCAGATAGAGGAGCTGGCGCTCCTCGGCGAGCTCGTGCTCCGTGCCAGGAATGCCGGGGTCCAGGTGATTGTTGAGGGGCCTGGGCATGTACCCCTGGACCAGGTGGAGGCGAATGTACTCCTGGAGAAGCGCCTTTGTCACGAGGCGCCTTTTTACGTTCTCGGGCCGCTGGTGACGGATGTCGCTCCCGGGTACGATCACATAGCCGGCGCCATAGGGGGTGCCCTGGCGGCTGCGTCCGGGGCGGATTTCCTCTGTTACCTGACCCCCGCGGAGCACCTGGGCCTTCCCTCCCTTGAGGACGTCCGCGAGGGGGTCATCGCCTCACGGGTGGCGGCCCACGCCGGGGACCTGGTAAAGCGGGGGCGGGTGGCGTCCGCCTGGGATAGGCGGATGGCCAGAGCCAGGGCCGCCCTGGACTGGGAGGCCCAGGTGAGCCTGTCGGTGGACCCGGAGCGAGCTCGCAAGTACCGCTCCTTGAGGACCGGCGAAGAGCCCGGCCCCTGCAGTATGTGTGGCGCCCTCTGCGCCATGGACATTGTGAAGGGCTTTCTGGGAAGGGAGGGATCAAATTGCGTGTAG